Proteins from one Ricinus communis isolate WT05 ecotype wild-type chromosome 9, ASM1957865v1, whole genome shotgun sequence genomic window:
- the LOC8260731 gene encoding protein ASPARTIC PROTEASE IN GUARD CELL 2, with translation MLPSQALVLVVMLLLLSLVTIIASATTTTLKTISYPHFQLLNVKEAITETKASQYQELFDNQNDTLTEGKWKLKLVHRDKITAFNKSSYDHSHNFHARIQRDKKRVATLIRRLSPRDATSSYSVEEFGAEVVSGMNQGSGEYFIRIGVGSPPREQYVVIDSGSDIVWVQCQPCTQCYHQTDPVFDPADSASFMGVPCSSSVCERIENAGCHAGGCRYEVMYGDGSYTKGTLALETLTFGRTVVRNVAIGCGHRNRGMFVGAAGLLGLGGGSMSLVGQLGGQTGGAFSYCLVSRGTDSAGSLEFGRGAMPVGAAWIPLIRNPRAPSFYYIRLSGVGVGGMKVPISEDVFQLNEMGNGGVVMDTGTAVTRIPTVAYVAFRDAFIGQTGNLPRASGVSIFDTCYNLNGFVSVRVPTVSFYFAGGPILTLPARNFLIPVDDVGTFCFAFAASPSGLSIIGNIQQEGIQISFDGANGFVGFGPNVC, from the coding sequence atgCTACCCTCTCAAGCACTTGTTTTAGTGGTCATGTTACTACTGCTATCACTTGTAACTATCATCGCCTCAGCCACCACCACCACACTCAAAACCATCTCATACCCTCATTTCCAACTCTTGAACGTCAAAGAAGCAATCACCGAAACAAAAGCATCACAATATCAAGAACTATTCGACAATCAGAATGACACTCTAACTGAAGGCAAGTGGAAGCTAAAACTAGTCCATAGAGACAAGATCACAGCTTTCAACAAGTCTTCATATGATCACTCCCACAATTTTCATGCACGTATACAGAGAGACAAGAAAAGGGTCGCTACCCTCATCCGTCGCCTTTCACCACGTGATGCCACCAGTAGTTATTCCGTGGAGGAGTTTGGGGCAGAGGTGGTGTCAGGGATGAATCAAGGTAGCGgagaatattttataagaatagGAGTTGGTAGCCCGCCAAGAGAACAGTACGTAGTTATTGATTCGGGCAGTGATATAGTTTGGGTCCAATGTCAGCCTTGCACCCAATGTTACCATCAAACCGACCCGGTATTTGACCCGGCTGACTCAGCCTCCTTCATGGGCGTCCCTTGTAGCTCCTCGGTCTGTGAAAGGATCGAGAACGCGGGCTGCCATGCGGGCGGGTGTCGCTATGAAGTGATGTACGGTGATGGGTCGTACACCAAGGGCACCCTTGCCCTCGAAACTCTAACATTCGGGCGGACGGTGGTCCGCAACGTGGCTATAGGGTGCGGGCATAGGAATCGGGGGATGTTTGTTGGAGCAGCTGGATTGTTAGGGCTTGGAGGCGGATCCATGTCTCTTGTGGGTCAATTGGGCGGTCAAACTGGAGGTGCATTCAGTTATTGTCTAGTAAGTCGTGGAACAGACTCTGCTGGGTCACTAGAATTCGGCCGTGGAGCAATGCCCGTGGGTGCTGCTTGGATTCCTTTGATCCGTAACCCTCGAGCCCCAAGCTTTTATTATATCCGACTTTCGGGTGTTGGAGTTGGAGGGATGAAGGTGCCGATATCTGAAGATGTTTTCCAATTAAATGAAATGGGGAATGGGGGTGTTGTGATGGACACCGGGACGGCTGTCACGAGGATCCCAACGGTGGCTTACGTGGCGTTCCGAGATGCTTTTATAGGTCAAACCGGGAACCTCCCTCGGGCTTCCGGAGTATCCATATTTGATACGTGTTATAACTTGAATGGGTTTGTGTCGGTTCGGGTACCAACAGTGTCATTTTATTTCGCGGGGGGGCCAATACTGACCCTTCCAGCAAGGAACTTTCTGATACCAGTGGATGACGTGGGGACTTTTTGTTTTGCATTTGCAGCTTCCCCATCAGGACTTTCCATCATAGGAAACATTCAGCAAGAGGGGATTCAGATTTCTTTTGATGGGGCCAATGGGTTTGTGGGGTTTGGCCCTAATGTTTGCTAA
- the LOC8260732 gene encoding LOW QUALITY PROTEIN: helicase-like transcription factor CHR28 (The sequence of the model RefSeq protein was modified relative to this genomic sequence to represent the inferred CDS: inserted 1 base in 1 codon), protein MPDNTDCLPDFIGLTWRSCTILSNWICGLISRHCKDLLGFPLKNSFTNFVEEGTINLLKXRKTLQSTLVSTMEPIDISSDSDVVIEDDEDFEFETSPVRRPTDSRILPPWAAIATTDSRSSGYGRQTQRDTSPKRPYSSNGSSSNWHSSNGGSSNWHTSQADDSLYAIGNGNAGLPRTVNSRIANVYGTDYEKLSSQQALKRTLPSSLHRSPISSISNSLVEGVSSSQTRDIYGNAYHPAGPSSSHSKGFGRGNYEEAITYVSNGSRTLPPSLMRGKSTPSAQFGLRDPAFHPMAGEEGVAGSDERLIYQAALEDLNQPKVEATLPDGLLSVPLLRHQKIALAWMLQKETRSLHCLGGILADDQGLGKTVSMIALIQMQKFLQLKSKSEDQANKKSEALNLDDDDESGRPGLNEVKQVGEYDDTTSVPEASNSTRVFKRKRLAAGTLVVCPASILRQWAGELDDKVADEAKLTCLIYHGGSRTKDPAELAKYDVVLTTYSIITNEVPKQPLVNEDEADEKDGEKCGLSSEFSINKKMKKTTTVSKKRKKGRKGIDCSSNDYDSGPLARVGWSRVILDEAQTIKNHRTQVARACCSLRAKTRWCLSGTPIQNAIDDLYSYFRFLRYDPYAVYKSFYTTIKVPISRNAIQGYKKLQAVLRAVMLRRTKGTLIDGEPIVKLPPKSTCLTKVNFSTEERAFYTRLEADSRSKFKAYAAAGTVNQNYANILLMLLRLRQACDHPLLVKGLNSDSFGKDSAEMAKRLPNDMVINLLSCLATSSAICRACNDPPEDPVVTMCDHVFCYQCVSEYLTGDDNMCPARGCKELLGPDVVFSEATLRSCMSDNLDAGPKRPEFDERAMVLQNEYSSSKIRAVLEILQSHCQVKSPSPELGGATEYNGSSTAPSSLVIKSIIFSQWTSMLDLVEFSLNQHCIQYRRLDGTMTLGARDRAVKDFNTDPEVTVMLMSLKAGNLGLNMVAACHVILLDLWWNPTTEDQAVDRAHRIGQTRPVTVTRLTIKDTVEDRILALQEEKRRMVASAFGEDASGGSATRLTVEDLKYLFMGRSAP, encoded by the exons ATGCCGGACAATACGGATTGTCTTCCTGACTTTATTGGTTTGACTTGGAGAAGTTGCACTATTTTAAGTAATTGGATTTGTGGCTTAATTTCAAGGCATTGCAAAGACCTG CTTGGCTTCCCTTTAAAGAATTCTTTTACTAACTTTGTTGAAGAAGGGACAATTAATTTGTTGA GAAGGAAGACACTCCAATCAACTTTGGTATCTACGATGGAACCTATAGATATCAGTTCTGATAGTGATGTGGTGATAGAAGATGATGAAGACTTTGAGTTTGAAACATCACCTGTGAGAAGACCCACTGATTCTAGGATTCTTCCACCTTGGGCTGCCATAGCTACCACAGACTCTAGAAGTTCAG GTTATGGTAGGCAAACTCAAAGAGACACTTCTCCGAAAAGACCATATTCTTCTAATGGGAGCTCATCAAATTGGCATTCTTCTAATGGGGGCTCATCAAATTGGCATACTTCCCAAGCAGATGATTCTCTGTATGCTATAGGGAATGGGAATGCGGGTCTTCCCCGGACTGTTAATTCGCGAATTGCTAATGTTTATGGTACAGATTATGAGAAACTTTCATCTCAGCAGGCTTTGAAGAGGACTCTTCCATCTTCTCTTCATCGATCTCCAATCAGTAGTATATCGAACAGCTTAGTAGAGGGTGTTAGCAGCAGCCAAACTCGTGATATCTATGGAAACGCATACCATCCAGCGGGGCCGAGTTCAAGTCATAGCAAGGGCTTTGGCAGGGGCAATTATGAAGAGGCTATAACGTATGTAAGCAATGGAAGTAGGACACTACCTCCATCTTTGATGCGTGGAAAGTCTACTCCGTCTGCACAATTTGGTTTAAGGGACCCTGCATTTCATCCCATGGCTGGTGAAGAAGGAGTTGCTGGGAGTGATGAGAGATTGATTTATCAAGCAGCATTGGAG GATCTCAATCAACCAAAAGTTGAAGCTACTCTACCTGATGGTCTGTTGTCTGTGCCTCTTCTAAGACACCAG AAGATTGCATTGGCATGGATGCTTCAGAAGGAAACAAGAAGTTTGCATTGTCTAGGGGGAATTCTAGCTGATGATCAG GGCCTTGGTAAAACTGTCTCAATGATTGCTCTTATACAAATGCAAAAGTTTTtgcaattaaaatcaaaatcagaAGATCAAGCCAATAAAAAATCTGAAGCATTAAATttagatgatgatgatgaaagtGGTCGTCCTGGTCTCAATGAAGTGAAGCAGGTTGGAGAATATGATGATACTACATCAGTTCCAGAAGCTAGTAATTCCACACGGGTGTTTAAGAGAAAGAGGCTAGCTGCTGGAACTCTGGTTGTGTGTCCAGCGAGTATTCTCCGGCAATGGGCAGGGGAATTGGATGACAAAGTTGCAGATGAAGCTAAACTTACTTGCCTTATTTATCATGGAGGCAGCCGGACAAAGGATCCTGCTGAATTGGCCAAGTATGATGTGGTTTTGACAACTTACTCCATTATAACTAATGAAGTCCCAAAGCAACCTTTAGTCAATGAGGATGAGGCAGACGAAAAGGATGGAGAGAAGTGTGGATTGTCTTctgaattttcaattaataagaagatgaagaagacaACTACCGTGAgtaagaagagaaagaagggTAGGAAGGGAATAGATTGTTCCTCAAATGATTATGATAGCGGTCCACTTGCTAGGGTGGGTTGGTCCAGGGTGATACTAGATGAAGCCCAAACGATAAAAAATCATCGGACACAAGTTGCTAGAGCCTGTTGCAGCCTTCGCGCCAAAACAAGGTGGTGCTTATCTGGAACACCTATCCAAAATGCAATTGATGATTTATATAGCTACTTCAGATTTCTGAGATATGATCCTTATGCCGTGTATAAATCTTTTTACACCACAATAAAGGTCCCGATATCTAGAAATGCAATTCAAGGTTACAAGAAGCTACAAGCAGTTCTTAGGGCAGTAATGCTGCGTCGTACAAAAG GAACACTGATTGATGGGGAGCCCATAGTTAAATTACCCCCTAAATCAACTTGCTTGACAAAGGTAAACTTTTCAACTGAGGAGCGGGCTTTTTATACCCGGCTAGAAGCTGATTCACGTTCTAAGTTCAAG GCCTATGCTGCTGCTGGCACAGTGAACCAAAACTATGCAAACATTCTTTTGATGCTTTTGCGACTTCGTCAGGCTTGTGACCACCCTCTTCTTGTCAAAGGTTTAAATTCCGACTCTTTTGGAAAAGATTCTGCTGAAATGGCAAAGAGATTACCCAATGATATGGTGATTAATCTACTGAGTTGCTTGGCAACTTCCTCTGCCATCTGTCGTGCATGCAAT GATCCACCTGAGGACCCTGTTGTTACTATGTGTGACCATGTGTTCTGCTATCAATGTGTATCCGAGTACTTGACTGGGGATGATAATATGTGCCCTGCTCGTGGCTGTAAAGAACTACTCGGTCCTGATGTTGTTTTTTCTGAAGCTACACTTAGAAGTTGTATGTCTGATAATCTTGATGCTGGTCCTAAGCGTCCTGAATTTGATGAAAGAGCAATGGTCCTGCAGAATGAATATAGCTCATCAAAAATCAGAGCTGTGCTGGAGATTCTCCAGTCTCATTGTCAAGTGAAGAGTCCAAGCCCAGAACTAGGTGGTGCCACAGAATATAATGGATCTTCAACAGCTCCATCAAGCTTagtaataaaatcaattattttctctcagtGGACTAGCATGTTGGACTTGGTTGAGTTTTCACTGAATCAGCATTGTATACAGTATAGAAGGCTTGATGGCACAATGACTTTGGGTGCAAGAGACAGGGCTGTTAAAGATTTCAACACTGATCCTGAG GTGACTGTGATGTTAATGTCACTAAAGGCAGGAAATCTTGGGTTGAACATGGTTGCTGCATGTCATGTTATTCTTCTAGATCTTTGGTGGAACCCTACCACTGAAGATCAGGCTGTTGATCGAGCACATAGAATTGGCCAGACTCGTCCTGTTACTGTAACCCGACTCACAATTAAAGACACAGTGGAGGATAGAATATTGGCTCTCCAG gaagagaagagaagaatgGTTGCATCTGCATTTGGTGAAGATGCAAGTGGGGGCTCAGCTACTCGCCTGACAGTTGAAGACCTTAAGTATCTATTTATGGGACGCAGTGCTCCATAA
- the LOC8260734 gene encoding high mobility group B protein 7 — protein MARKRVEAEDTATAANSMVRGKDGSAFARCDECKKDVPVALISMHSCSLEARIKMNLEAQIVEKPAETTKKPAERKKPTSTEPKAKKAKKDKKPNNPNKPKRPPTAFFIFLDEFRKTFKEANPDSKDVKRVAKEAGEKWKAMTDEEKKPYADKATELKAEYDKALGEVNNAENKDDEGGSEKDDAEQEVQEVPDEE, from the exons ATGGCGAGGAAGCGAGTTGAGGCTGAGGATACCGCCACCGCTGCCAATTCCATGGTCCGTGGCAAAGATGGCAGTGCTTTTGCTCGATG TGACGAGTGCAAGAAGGATGTCCCGGTGGCTCTTATAAGCATGCACAGCTGTAGCCTTGAAGCTAGGATCAAGATGAATTTGG AGGCTCAGATTGTTGAAAAGCCTGCTGAGACTACGAAGAAGCCAGCTGAAAG GAAGAAACCAACTTCGACAGAACCGAAGGCTAAGAAAGCTAAGAAAGACAAGAAGCCCAACAATCCTAACAAGCCCAAACGCCCTCCCactgctttctttattttcct GGATGAGTTTAGGAAAACATTTAAAGAAGCAAATCCGGACTCTAAGGACGTTAAAAGG GTTGCAAAGGAAGCTGGTGAGAAATGGAAGGCTATGACTGATGAA GAGAAGAAGCCTTATGCTGATAAAGCTACTGAGCTTAAGGCTGAGTATGACAAAGCCTTGGGAGAAGTTAACAATGCTGAAAATAAAGAT GATGAAGGGGGTTCAGAGAAGGATGATGCTGAGCAGGAAGTACAAGAAGTGCCTGATGAAGAGTAG
- the LOC8260735 gene encoding DNA damage-repair/toleration protein DRT100, whose product MQILTWVFNLFFLYSLSLAQTTTPLHTPVCSQTDRAALLGFKARILVDTTDILSSWRGTDCCGGDWEGVQCDPATGRVTALVLQGPERDSSRYMRGSLSPSLASLSFLEVMAISSMKHIAGPIPESFSTLTRLTQMILEDNSLEGNIPSGLGHLSNLNTLSLNGNRLGGQIPPSIGNLERLQILGIARNSLTGSIPITFKNLLALQTLELSFNLLSGSIPDTLGHFENLTLFDLSNNRLTGQIPTSLFNLAKLQDLSLDHNQLTGKIPNQIGSLKSLTHLSLSSNRLTGQIPESISRLQNLWYLNLSRNALSERLPNIQVRGLPSLLSVDLSYNNLSLGTIPNWILDKELSDVHLAGCKLGGNLPKFAKPDSLNSIDLSDNYFTGGISGYFTNMSSLQRLKLSNNQLKFELLEIQLPDGISSVDLQSNRITGSLSSILNNRTSSFLEVLDVSRNQISGTVPEFTEGLSLKVLNIGSNKIGGHIPGSVSNLIELERLDISRNHITGTIPTSLGLTSNLQWLDLSINELTGSIPATLLGIKSLKHANFRANRLCGEIPQRRPYNIFPASAYAHNQCLCGKPLPPCRGKKQEEGQ is encoded by the coding sequence ATGCAGATCCTCACATGGgtttttaacctttttttcCTCTATTCCCTTTCACTTGCTCAGACAACAACCCCACTGCACACTCCGGTTTGCTCACAGACAGATAGGGCCGCTCTTCTTGGCTTCAAAGCTAGAATCTTGGTAGACACTACTGACATTCTTTCCTCGTGGCGAGGGACAGATTGCTGCGGAGGAGATTGGGAAGGCGTTCAGTGCGATCCTGCGACTGGGAGGGTAACTGCTTTGGTGCTGCAGGGACCTGAGAGGGATAGCAGCCGTTACATGAGGGGCTCTCTGTCACCCTCTCTGGCTAGTTTGTCTTTCTTAGAGGTTATGGCGATTAGTAGCATGAAGCATATTGCAGGTCCTATTCCTGAAAGCTTTTCGACTCTGACTCGTCTAACACAAATGATCCTCGAAGATAATTCTCTTGAAGGGAACATTCCATCTGGTTTGGGGCATTTGTCTAACCTCAACACCCTCTCACTAAACGGGAACCGTTTGGGTGGGCAGATTCCTCCAAGCATAGGGAATTTGGAAAGGCTTCAAATATTAGGAATTGCCAGAAATTCCTTAACAGGTTCTATTCCAATCACTTTCAAAAATCTTCTTGCTTTGCAAACTCTTGAGCTTAGTTTCAATTTGTTGTCCGGATCGATTCCAGACACTCTGGGGCACTTCGAAAATCTTACCCTCTTCGACTTATCCAATAACCGATTGACAGGGCAGATACCCACTTCCCTTTTCAACCTGGCTAAACTTCAGGACTTGTCCCTGGACCACAACCAACTGACAGGAAAAATCCCGAACCAGATTGGTAGCCTGAAATCACTTACCCATCTTTCTTTGAGTTCTAATAGGCTTACAGGTCAAATTCCAGAGTCCATTTCAAGATTACAAAACCTTTGGTACCTTAATTTATCAAGAAATGCACTCTCAGAGCGTTTGCCAAATATCCAAGTCAGGGGACTTCCTTCTCTATTGTCAGTAGACCTGTCCTACAATAATCTCAGTTTAGGGACAATTCCTAATTGGATCCTAGACAAAGAACTTTCAGATGTTCATCTAGCTGGCTGCAAACTTGGTGGAAACCTTCCAAAATTTGCAAAGCCAGATTCTTTGAATTCCATAGACCTGTCTGATAACTATTTCACCGGTGGCATTTCTGGTTACTTCACCAATATGTCTAGTTTGCAGAGGCTTAAGCTCTCAAACAACCAACTGAAATTTGAACTTTTGGAGATCCAACTGCCAGATGGGATTTCCTCAGTTGACCTCCAATCAAATCGAATTACTGGGTCTTTGTCAAGTATATTAAATAACAGGACAAGCAGCTTTTTGGAGGTCTTAGATGTTTCACGCAATCAAATATCTGGCACTGTTCCAGAATTTACTGAAGGATTGAGCTTGAAGGTCCTGAACATTGGAAGCAATAAGATTGGCGGCCACATCCCTGGTTCTGTCTCAAACTTGATTGAGCTAGAAAGGTTGGATATCTCTAGGAATCATATAACGGGCACCATCCCAACAAGCCTTGGGCTCACATCAAATCTTCAGTGGCTTGACCTATCTATAAATGAACTCACAGGGTCAATCCCAGCTACCTTGTTGGGAATTAAAAGTCTAAAGCATGCAAATTTCAGAGCCAACAGACTTTGTGGAGAGATTCCACAGAGGAGGCCTTATAACATCTTCCCAGCAAGTGCTTATGCTCACAACCAGTGCCTATGTGGCAAACCTTTGCCACCATGTAGAGGGAAAAAGCAAGAGGAGGGCCAGTGA
- the LOC8260736 gene encoding uncharacterized protein LOC8260736, translating into MPSSLHQETSNYLQTLLASTRPFLRGELESVDKNLPALISVLRSVGAGECWHKHGSFLDHLVDIYRILKIWNASDSVCLCGLFHSAYSNSYVNLAIFDPNTGRDVVRGHVGPAAERLIHLFCIVPRQPLIHDDLLFNYSDSELVQHLLLSEISLKNAKEKGVFDAEDSWRKKINSLLPAAGITVKRIKTGEDVLVTRRIVAVFVMMTMADFSDQLFSFQDLLFDNSDGRLEFSGNNLASLWPGDGKPGLWINSISRMGAIYTLIRREEEIFVEERIRAGGIEVDEERDEDIELVVPPVFDKCTRILDARQQIEARDLYWEAVCDLSKRGLDKVEELLLSCIEKNPYVGEPHVVLSQVYLTKDRFEEAEREAEKGVTLMLEWGSPWDKRTSWEGWIAWGRVLLMKAKEKSWPNTSWGILNLGLVR; encoded by the coding sequence ATGCCTTCTTCACTCCATCAAGAAACCAGTAATTATCTCCAAACCCTTTTAGCCTCCACTCGCCCCTTCCTTCGTGGAGAGCTTGAATCCGTCGACAAGAATCTCCCTGCTTTAATTTCCGTCTTGCGTTCTGTTGGTGCCGGTGAGTGTTGGCACAAGCATGGCAGCTTTCTTGATCATTTAGTCGACATTTATCGCATACTCAAAATTTGGAACGCCTCTGACTCTGTCTGTCTTTGTGGCCTTTTCCACTCTGCTTATTCCAATTCTTATGTCAATCTTGCTATCTTTGATCCTAATACCGGCCGTGACGTGGTCCGTGGACATGTTGGTCCCGCTGCTGAGAGATTGATTCACTTGTTTTGCATCGTTCCTCGCCAGCCCTTGATTCACGATGATCTCTTGTTCAACTATTCTGATTCTGAACTCGTTCAGCACCTTCTTCTTTCTGAGATATCTCTGAAAAATGCAAAGGAGAAAGGTGTGTTCGACGCAGAGGATTCCTGGAGGAAGAAAATCAATTCTCTTTTGCCGGCTGCAGGCATCACTGTGAAACGTATCAAGACTGGGGAAGATGTTCTTGTAACAAGAAGAATAGTCGCCGTTTTTGTCATGATGACAATGGCTGATTTCAGTGACCAACTCTTCAGTTTTCAAGATTTGCTATTTGACAACTCTGATGGCCGCCTCGAGTTCTCAGGGAATAATCTTGCTTCTTTGTGGCCCGGAGATGGCAAGCCAGGGCTATGGATCAATTCTATTTCAAGAATGGGTGCAATTTACACTTTGATCAGGAGAGAGGAAGAGATTTTTGTAGAAGAGAGGATCAGGGCAGGTGGAATTGAGGTTGATGAAGAGAGGGACGAAGATATAGAGCTTGTGGTGCCACCGGTGTTTGATAAGTGCACTAGGATTTTAGATGCAAGACAGCAGATAGAGGCAAGGGACTTATACTGGGAAGCTGTTTGTGATTTGTCAAAGAGAGGACTGGACAAGGTAGAGGAATTGTTGTTGAGTTGTATCGAGAAGAACCCTTATGTTGGGGAGCCACATGTGGTGTTGAGTCAGGTTTACTTGACGAAAGATAGGTTTGAGGAGGCAGAAAGAGAGGCAGAGAAAGGGGTGACACTGATGTTGGAGTGGGGAAGTCCTTGGGATAAGAGGACGTCATGGGAAGGATGGATTGCTTGGGGTAGAGTGCTGTTGATGAAGGCTAAGGAAAAGTCATGGCCAAACACATCTTGGGGCATCCTTAATTTAGGGCTTGTGAGATAA